The window GAATGGGGCTGTAGTTTGTACTTTGGACAGAGATGGGTGTTTAAGGTTGTTTCAGAGTATGCAGATTCTGAAGGCTGTTTTTGACAGGTAGTGTGCACAGTTGGGTGGCTCCTAGGTTGAGAACTGGGACGGGCTCTAGGGCTGGGATCTGTTCTGGAAAGTATGATTGTGACTGTTCTTGGCAGCCTgttttctccttttcctttctgAATGACATACCATATGGATGCGCTATGGTACCTTGACATGGATGTGGATATGGAGactacacaatttaaaaaatagCAGGATGTGGCTAAAGCCATAACCATGCCATATTCTGTATTCCTACTCATACTGTATCTTTTGGGTATAACTGCTCTTGATCTGTACAAGTGTCTAGGTATCATATCAGTTGCATGCTACATGCATTCTTGTGACAGCATTCACccgcttgatttttattttttacaaagtTCTTCTAATTTCTGATGCAGATGGAGATGCAGTTGCTGTACTCCAAGCTTCATGATAAGTATACAGAGCTGAAGGTTTGCATGGCTTTTGACACTAGTCTAATTTTACAAGAATTATTGAGAAgtgccttctttttttcttttcgttttttcttttctttttttcattactTCTGGGCTCGGCATGTTTAGATGAGAAAGGAATCTGAGATTGAGCAGTACAACCGTGAACAGAAATCAAAGTTTATGAATTACATATCTGGTACTTTTTTTCCTCATCATATTTCTTATCTTTCATTTACTTCATTTGGTTTTATTGCATTTTCATCATGCTTCAAAATTGTCAGCACCACCTATTTCGTCAGTCCATATCTCTATTGAACTGTATTATGCTGTTGATAATCtacattttttttcctcttatatTCTTTTCTTCAGATCCTACTACATGGACAGCCTCATTTCTTGAAAACCAATCCGCCTTGACTTTTTCGTGGTAGCATATGGCCTCTTCATGAAACAATTTCTTAATATATGAAAACAGCATCACAAGTCATGTTAGATTAGAGGAAATATACAATCTTCAATTGAGCATTTGCTTGTTCAACAAACTGTAAATGTGGCGCTCAGCTTTTGGCCATCCAGATGTTTCAGATGGGTGGGACTTGGTGGATTGAGATGTTCCAAATGTTTCTCCCATCAGAGAatgctaaccatccaattgggtcccagttgaatgtggactgttagtTCCAGTTGTCTATTTTTACCGAATGTCTATCATCTGATAGGGAGAATGTTGGAGGATGTCCCATACCAGATGGGGGCACACCAGAACAACAGCATAGGTTATTGTTAAGATTAGACCTACCTGTACCATTGCTGGgaaatgaaaaaggaaatagGAAAAGAAACCCTTTTTTCTCTTGAACACCTAGGCCTTGATAGTATGAGATTATCGAGCATaatacaaagaaaataaaaataaaaatctcttaAGATATTTAGCATTTTGCATACTATAATGGTTGAATGTTATGTGTATTGCACATGCAGCTGCAGAGGAAATGATAGAACACCTGAAAACTGCAAATGAGAGTCTGCAAGCAAAGATAAATGAGTTGACAGATAAAATAATTCCAGATAGGCACGCTCTTTTCAAGTACATTAACTGCTCCAAGTTTTAGTGCTGCTGAAAATCTTGGATTTCTAAAGCATAAGCTGTCTGGTTACAGGTCTGCTGAGGAGTACCAGTATGCCGAATACCAAAAGCTTTTGATTGAAGAGAGGCAAAAGAGTGAGGAATTATTGTTCCATTTGAATATTTCCATGCAATATGTGTACATTGGTCATGTTCCATTTGACCATGCAGTGTTTCCAATATTCTAACATGCTAATCCTGGGAACCATCCTTGGTTTACCTGCCTTATTTATTCCTCTTGTGGGACTTGTATAGAATGCCATTTCTATAAAATATGTGTACATTGGTCATGTTTCATCTGTGGTTGATGTATGTTTCAGTTTCAATTGCCATGGGTTTTAGCTGAATTGATATTGTATTTGTAGTGTtagtttgatttatttatttatttatttattttttgctgtaAAAAATCAGCATCTTAGCTATCTCCAATTCATTTGGAGTTGGCTCTATGAATCGTGTTTCGCCAATCAGTCCcattgaaggtttttttttttgccctaaAAAATCAGCATCTTAGCTATCTCCAATTCATTTGGAGTTGCTTTATGAATCCTGTTTCACCAATAAGTCCCATTGAAGGCCCTATCCTTAGTGTGCGAACCTCCTCTTTCTCACCACCTCAAGTCAAGTCTCTTTACTGGCCCCTCAGCCCTAATCAAAGTTCCCCACCTCGTCAAGGCCATTTACAGCTTTCATAGCACATGGGCTAACCATCTCAATCGGCTGtccattttatttcctattgGATCCACTCTTAGACTTCTCCTCACTCTTGGTTCTATCCTCCTCAGCCTTTCCACCCATCCATCTTAACATCTTCATCCCTGCAAAGCTCATCTTTGTGCAGTCGCATTGTAGTTGACGGACATTCTATCCCATCTGGAATAGATGGTTGAATAGCTATGTTATAGAACTTTTTCTTAAGTCTCATTTGCATGTCTTGATCATACAATACTCTCATTTGTCTGTTTTATGTTTGGCAGCCAAAGAACTTTCTGAAGAAGTTGAGAGGCTTCGCAACCTGCTACAGGAGAAATCTGATTCTATTGATAAGAATGACGACAGCATTGATGGGCAGCTGAAATCCCCTTATGGAGGTTCTCAACTTAGATCAAGAGATCTATCTGAAGGCTCAGCTGGATTGAAGACACTAAGGCCATGTTCTGGGGTTCAAACTGAAGAAGTTATGGTTATTCCAAATGCCGGTAGTCAAGAGGAGCATGTCATGGTAAAAGAACCAGAAAGAGGTCCGGGTAAAGGCATGCCCTACAGCGATGCTCTTGGAAACAGTCAGCAGGTATTATTTTTCAAGGGTCTGAACTCCTATGTTTGTTCACCagcaaaaatggtggtgactcatctgcCGCACATATGGCGTACGGTTAATTGTCCAAATAGAGGGACTCATTGTGGATGGAACATAGCCTGAAAATTGCTAAGTGGACAATCACAACCATCTAGTATttattggatgggatggataaaaATAAAATGGTATGCGAATGCTTGTGATCATATTGTTAAGATGTCCAGTCAGTGTGTCAGTTTGGCTATATACTCTACCAACAATGAGGCCAGCAGTTTTGGACAGTACGGATCTCCatacatgcatgccacatgtgaGGTGGATTTTTACTACATTTTTAATTAAGGTATTACACAGGGCTTGTGCCAACAGGTCAGAACTgtcaggttttcagtttgtacaagtggggcctatAGTTCAAAGATCCAAATAATTGATATGATGGGTCTTATGGTGGATGGCCCATGTACAAAATGTCCCCCAGATTACATGATGGCAGCATGTTTCACCTTTTTTCTTGGTTGGATGTCAATGGTTGTTGTCCTCTCTCTCGTCTCAACCAAATATTTGTAGGCCACCTATGGGAGGATTAGGACTACTTTGAAAAACTTTTGGCTCATATAGAAAGTGAATCCCATGGCATAAACTGTTTGGAttactgaacatgggcccacttgcCCCCACTTGGACATAATATGTACAACCTTTTGACATGAGCATTGTTTAATACCTCTTTTAAAATGGTGGTTAACTATCACCATGGTTtaagcctttcaaaaaaaaaaaaactatcaccATGGTTTACCCTTTTAAAATTTATACACAGGGAATGTGGctgatttatttgtgaaaaatccttAGGAGTAAGGCCATGTTTGGGCCGGGTCAGGCTAGGCCTGAGCTCAGTCTCATACTTAAGGCCCAAGCCCTGAGCCCGGAGACCTAGCATTGCAGTCCTGGAGCCTGAATATGAAATAATTGGTTAGGCCTGGGATCGACTCAGCCCAGCCCAAAAATTGGTAAATTTCATCTTCTCCACTAGAATGTTCCTAATCTGcccattgatcaagtgggtcatacatgcacaaagaaatagacgCGTGAATGAAACCAACAGTCTACCTTCAAGACTCATGGGTTGCTTAATCGAGGATGGGAATATCATCTTTGTAGGATATAAGTATATCACGTGCACATATGAAGTCGGGTTGGGATGAGCCAGGTTGGGCTAAATTGACTTGGGCCAAAACCTGGACCGAATTGATTGGGCCATGCATGGTAGGCCCAAGCCTGGCCATGGGCCAAGCTAATAGCTCCAAGCCCAGTCCAAAGCTGGGTTGGGCCTGTCAGGCTGGGCGACccgcccattgccacccttagcaGATGTTATGTGAAGCCAGATTTAAGAGAAGAATAGCATCAGAAATGCAGAGGTGGCACACCtgtgtgatttttgggccatccattAGGCAGGGTTCACCATGAACACGCTCTGCATTTCACACATGTGCAATGTTGTGAATCACCTCTTCAATCCGCCTTCACGTGGATTTTCTTGCCATCTCTCCACAGGTGGGGAATGCACCAAACCTCTTAGTAGTAAATTTTTGTGACCTTCTGGTCATTACTTTGACCCTGGTTTTTTAATTTTCAGCCATGCAGCTGTAGAAGAACCATGGCCAGTTCAGGTATGTCTCAAGCATATAAATCTCTACCTTTTCACTTTGACTCTCTGGCAAACGTTTAACTGTGATGATTCTGCCAAATTTTCTAGGAGATGGTTTAAATGACGTTTGCCATGGCGATTGCCACTTCCAAACGCTTGTGGAGTGTTTAGTTGGCATGAAGTTTTCCACGGTTAATCAAACAGAAGGACTGTGTTTCTGTACTTCACCAATCGATTGGTAACCCTCCAGTCCCAGATGGCATTCTCAGTTCTTTCAGTTTTGACAGATTGTTAACTTCTTAACCAGTAAAACGGTTATGGCGGATACTATGCAGTTTGAGGCTTGTTAGTTCCGAAAAACACTACATTCCAACCTGGCAGGTCCGTTGATCTGAGCAGTGCATAAGGTGGCACCCACCATGAAAATTAACTGACACAAAGATCAGGCTAGGCCACCCATCATCGAggagacatcatcatcatcatttaagccttatcccaactaattgggggctggctacatgaatcctgttccccCATtcaactctatcaaggaccatatcctcagttaaacacCATATGCCGTTAAGTCTTTTTCtttctacctccacccatgtccttttgggccctcCCCTTGCCcaaccttcaacttgaaccaattcACTCCTAACTAgtcagttcttggtctctgttgcatatgaccaaaccatccaagtctactttccctcatcttattacctattggtgctattcTCCAATATCCATTTCTAGTTCTATCCTTGTCTTCCCACTCATCCATCTTGATATCCTTAGctacgttgaatgtggaccattaacaAATTCTGATTGAACTGTCCATTCTCTTTGCTACCAATTACCTGCCTAATTAGTGAACTGTGGACCCCAATTTTCATGCCAGGTCATcctcatgcagggcccaccctaGGCACTGCTTAGATGTCTTACGCACACCAGGTTGGTATGTAATGTACCTTTGCTCCATGTAAAGATGAAAGTGGGTTAGAAATCCTCTTTTAGTTTTGCTCAATGGTATTAAATTTCCCCTGTTAAATATAGTGTATGCTTAGGTGAATGCCTGTTTaacttgaatttaactagaacATCTATTAGAATGACTGTATGAGAGGACCGTGAAGTTCTATGTCCAACGTCAGTCTATTACAGTCATGCACATGCGGGGAAGGGATGTGACAACACAAAGTGATC of the Magnolia sinica isolate HGM2019 chromosome 7, MsV1, whole genome shotgun sequence genome contains:
- the LOC131250832 gene encoding uncharacterized protein LOC131250832 isoform X3 — protein: MIEHLKTANESLQAKINELTDKIIPDRSAEEYQYAEYQKLLIEERQKTKELSEEVERLRNLLQEKSDSIDKNDDSIDGQLKSPYGGSQLRSRDLSEGSAGLKTLRPCSGVQTEEVMVIPNAGSQEEHVMVKEPERGPGKGMPYSDALGNSQQPCSCRRTMASSGDGLNDVCHGDCHFQTLVECLVGMKFSTVNQTEGLCFCTSPIDWLFFQLNMGEKRSWGGAGVAVSCCLTWDV
- the LOC131250832 gene encoding uncharacterized protein LOC131250832 isoform X1, coding for MEMQLLYSKLHDKYTELKMRKESEIEQYNREQKSKFMNYISAAEEMIEHLKTANESLQAKINELTDKIIPDRSAEEYQYAEYQKLLIEERQKTKELSEEVERLRNLLQEKSDSIDKNDDSIDGQLKSPYGGSQLRSRDLSEGSAGLKTLRPCSGVQTEEVMVIPNAGSQEEHVMVKEPERGPGKGMPYSDALGNSQQPCSCRRTMASSGDGLNDVCHGDCHFQTLVECLVGMKFSTVNQTEGLCFCTSPIDWLFFQLNMGEKRSWGGAGVAVSCCLTWDV
- the LOC131250832 gene encoding uncharacterized protein LOC131250832 isoform X4, yielding MEMQLLYSKLHDKYTELKMRKESEIEQYNREQKSKFMNYISAKELSEEVERLRNLLQEKSDSIDKNDDSIDGQLKSPYGGSQLRSRDLSEGSAGLKTLRPCSGVQTEEVMVIPNAGSQEEHVMVKEPERGPGKGMPYSDALGNSQQPCSCRRTMASSGDGLNDVCHGDCHFQTLVECLVGMKFSTVNQTEGLCFCTSPIDWLFFQLNMGEKRSWGGAGVAVSCCLTWDV
- the LOC131250832 gene encoding uncharacterized protein LOC131250832 isoform X2, which gives rise to MEMQLLYSKLHDKYTELKMRKESEIEQYNREQKSKFMNYISAAEEMIEHLKTANESLQAKINELTDKIIPDRSAEEYQYAEYQKLLIEERQKTKELSEEVERLRNLLQEKSDSIDKNDDSIDGQLKSPYGGSQLRSRDLSEGSAGLKTLRPCSGVQTEEVMVIPNAGSQEEHVMVKEPERGPGKGMPYSDALGNSQQPCSCRRTMASSGYSFSLTWVKNVVGEEPELLYHVVSLGTFERLAPEWMREDLIFSMSMCAIFFERVLQVTRLHC